A stretch of Mustela nigripes isolate SB6536 chromosome 6, MUSNIG.SB6536, whole genome shotgun sequence DNA encodes these proteins:
- the PRDM4 gene encoding PR domain zinc finger protein 4 codes for MHHRMNEMNLSPVGMEQLTSSSVSNALPVSGSHLGLAASPTHNAIPAPGLPVAIPNLGPSLSSLPSALSLMLPMGIGDRGVMCGLPERNYTLPPPPYPHLESSYFRTILPGILSYLADRPPPQYIHPNSINVDGNTALSIANNASALDPYQSNGNVGLEPGIVSIDSRSVNTHGAQSLHPSDGHEVALDTTITMENVSRVTSPISTDGMAEELTMDGVAGEHSQIPNGSRSHEPLSVDSVSNNLAADTVGHGGVIPIHGNGLELPVVMETDHIASRVNGMSDSALSDSIHTVAMSTNSVSVALSTSHNLASLESVSLHEVGLSLEPVAVSSITQEVAMGTGHVDVSSDSLSFVPPSLQMEDSNSNKENMATLFTIWCTLCDRAYPSDCPDHGPVTFVPDTPIESRARLSLPKQLVLRQSVVGAEVGVWTGETIPVRTCFGPLIGQQSHSMEVAEWTDKAVNHIWKIYHNGVLEFCIITTDENECNWMMFVRKARNREEQNLVAYPHDGKIYFCTSQDIPPENELLFYYSRDYAQQMGVPEHPDVHLCNCGKECNSYTEFKAHLTSHIHNHLHSQGHSSSHGPSHSKERKWKCSMCPQAFISPSKLHVHFMGHMGMKPHKCDFCSKAFSDPSNLRTHLKIHTGQKNYRCTLCDKSFTQKAHLESHMVIHTGEKNLKCDYCDKLFMRRQDLKQHVLIHTQERQIKCPKCDKLFLRTNHLKKHLNSHEGKRDYVCEKCTKAYLTKYHLTRHLKTCKGPTSSSSAQEEEEDDDSEEEELADSVGTEDCRVNSAVYSAGDSLSAPK; via the exons ATGCATCACAG GATGAATGAAATGAACCTGAGCCCAGTGGGGATGGAGCAGCTGACTTCATCCTCTGTGAGCAATGCCTTGCCCGTCTCAGGGAGTCATCTAGGGTTGGCTGCTTCACCCACTCACAATGCCATCCCTGCTCCAG gtcTGCCAGTGGCAATTCCAAACCTGGGTCCCTCCCTGAGCTCTTTACCTTCTGCTTTATCTCTGATGCTCCCAATGGGTATCGGGGATCGAGGGGTGATGTGCGGGTTGCCTGAAAGAAACTACACCCTACCTCCGCCACCTTACCCCCACCTGGAGAGCAGTTACTTCAGAACTATTCTACCTG gCATTTTGTCTTATTTAGCTGACAGACCACCTCCTCAGTATATCCACCCTAACTCTATAAATGTTGATGGTAATACAGCATTATCTATTGCCAATAACGCTTCAGCTCTAGATCCCTATCAGTCCAATGGAAATGTTGGATTAGAACCAGGGATTGTTTCAATAGACTCTCGCTCTGTGAACACACATGGTGCCCAAAGTCTTCACCCCAGTGATGGCCATGAGGTGGCCTTGGACACAACAATCACTATGGAGAACGTCTCTAGGGTTACCAGCCCAATCTCTACAGATGGAATGGCAGAAGAACTTACAATGGATGGTGTCGCAGGCGAGCATTCCCAAATCCCAAATGGCTCCAGAAGTCACGAACCTCTGTCTGTAGATTCTGTGAGCAACAACCTTGCAGCAGACACTGTAGGACATGGTGGTGTGATACCCATTCATGGGAATGGCCTAGAGCTCCCTGTGGTCATGGAGACAGACCATATTGCAAGTCGGGTCAACGGGATGTCTGACAGTGCCCTCAGTGACTCCATTCACACCGTGGCCATGAGCACCAACTCTGTAAGCGTGGCACTCTCTACCTCACACAACCTCGCCTCCCTAGAATCTGTTTCCCTTCACGAAGTTGGCCTAAGCCTAGAACCTGTGGCTGTCTCCTCCATCACCCAGGAGGTTGCTATGGGGACAGGTCATGTAGATGTATCTTCAGACAGTCTTTCTTTTGTACCACCTTCACTGCAAATGGAAGACTCCAATTCAAACAAGGAAAATATGGCAACCTTGTTTACAATTT GGTGCACTCTCTGTGACCGAGCTTATCCCTCAGACTGCCCTGATCACGGACCAGTGACTTTTGTTCCTGACACTCCAATAGAGAGCAGAGCAAGGCTTTCTCTCCCCAAGCAGCTTGTTCTCCGCCAATCAGTTGTGGGAGCAGAAGTTG GTGTGTGGACTGGAGAAACCATTCCTGTGCGGACTTGCTTTGGGCCTCTCATTGGCCAACAGAGCCACTCCATGGAAGTAGCGGAATGGACAGACAAGGCAGTCAACCATATCTGGAAG ATCTACCACAACGGTGTCCTAGAATTCTGCATCATTACAACTGACGAAAATGAATGTAATTGGATGATGTTTGTGCGCAAAGCCAG GAACCGGGAAGAGCAGAATTTGGTGGCTTATCCCCATGACGGAAAAATCTATTTCTGCACCTCACAAGATATCCCTCCTGAAAATGAACTGCTTTTTTACTATAGCCGGGATTATGCTCAGCAGATGG gtgtTCCTGAACACCCAGATGTGCACCTCTGTAACTGTGGCAAGGAGTGCAATTCCTATACAGAGTTCAAAGCTCACCTTACCAGCCACATCCATAACCATCTTCATAGCCAGGGCCACAGCAGCAGCCATGGGCCAAGCCACAGCAAAGAAAGGAAGTGGAAGTGCTCAATGTGCCCCCaggcttttatctctccttccaaaCTTCATGTCCACTTTATGGGTCACATGGGTATGAAGCCCCACAAGTGTGATTTCTGTAGCAAGGCTTTTAGTGATCCCAGCAACCTGCGGACTCACCTCAAGATACATACAG GTCAGAAGAACTACAGATGTACTTTGTGTGACAAGTCTTTCACCCAGAAGGCTCACCTAGAGTCCCACATGGTTATTCACACGGGTGAGAAGAATCTCAAGTGTGATTACTGTGACAAGTTGTTTATGCGGAGACAGGACCTCAAACAGCATGTGCTCATCCACACGCA AGAACGCCAGATCAAGTGTCCTAAGTGTGACAAGCTGTTCTTGAGAACAAATCACTTGAAGAAACATCTCAATTCTCACGAGGGAAAACGGGATTATGTCTGTGAAAAATGTACAAAGGCTTATCTTACCAAATATCATCTCACCCGCCACCTGAAAACCTGCAAAGGTCCCACCTCCAGTTCATCAgcacaagaggaggaggaagatgatgaCTCAGAGGAGGAAGAACTAGCGGACTCGGTGGGGACAGAAGACTGTCGGGTCAACAGTGCCGTGTATTCAGCAGGTGACTCTCTCTCGGCACCTAAGTAA